The genomic segment TGCACTCAAATTAGAGTCTTTCCAAGCTTGGGGAGCAGAAGCGATCGTCTGTACCGTGGATACGGTTTTGGGATTACTCCAATGTAATCGTCGTCCCCTGTACTGTTTCCCCGTGATCGCTCAAGCAGCTTTTGTTTTCGACGAGGTTCACTGTTACGATGATTGTTTATTCGGTGCTTTACTGCGTTTTTTAGCAGTAGTTAAAGCCCCCATTTTACTCATGTCCGCTTCCTTTTTACCTTGGCAACTAGAAGCGATTCAAAAAGCTGTCGGTGAACCCATCCAAGTTATTTCTGGACCGCAAGATTTAGAACAACAATACCGCTATCGTTTCGACTATACAGATAATCCCAATTGGGAGAGAGTGGAAACAGAACTCAAGGAAGGAGGAAAAGTTCTCTGGGTTTGCAATCAGGTAAATACCGCCATAGCCGTCTACCGAGAAGCAAAAGCTAAGGGATTAAACGCCACACTCTATCATAGTCGTTTTCGCTATGAAGATCGCGTCAAACATCACAGAAAAGTAGTCGATGCTTTTAAAGCAAATCATACTCAACCAGTACTAGCGATCGCCACCCAAGTCGCGGAGATGTCTCTGGATTTATCTGCAACCCTATTAGTTTCCCAAATCGCTGATCCCGCAGGATTGATTCAACGTTTAGGACGCTTAAACCGTCGCTATTGTGGTCGTGCTTTAGACGCACTCTTTTATACCGATGAAAAGACTGGTTTTCCCTACTCTCAAGAACAACTAGAACAGGGATTAAAGCTCATTCAATCATTTACCGGTGAAGTCTGTCAAGCCGATTTAGCTCAATGGTTAGAAAGCGTAGCCAAAAAGGGTAACCCCGATACCGGTTCAGTTTTATTAGATCAAAGTTGGCGCACTTATCCCGCATCTTTACGCGAAGCTGGATTCACCGTCACCGTATTACTCGAGCAAGATTTAAGAACCGTTAAATACCTATCTTCCAAAGAACTCCCCAGGTATACAGTTCCCATTATTGCCAACATTAAAGAAGTTAAAACCTGGAAGAAACATAAATTCTACCCTATCGCGCCGAGCGATCGTTGGAACTACTCACCCGATTTAGGAGTTTATGAGATTAAAAGTTAGGAGACCAATAGATAATGACTGAGTTTACCCTATCACTTTTTGACCCCAATACCCTACTCCCACACCGTGCAGGAATTGCAGGTTTAGCTATAGCTTTAGCAGAGATAAATCCTGAAACAGTTCCTTTTACTTGGGAAGTTAGTGAGACTGAAGTAAAACTCTCCTGGAATTGTAGCGATCAAGAAGCGGTCACCAGTTTACTGCAACAGACTTATCGTCTTCAAGACGGTTATTTAGACGTTCCCGCACTTCATCTAGATCAACAGGGTAAATATACCTTTAGCGAAGGAGTAATTAGAACATTTTTACAACATTCTCAACAAAGAAAACTCAGTAAAAAAGAACGATTACTAACTTTTGTTATTGACGAAGGACAACCAGAACTTACTCATTCTTTTCGACCAATTGAAGAGTGTTACTACACCAAAGACTTTAAAGAAATTTTCACTTCCAAAGGAGAATTTAAACCGAGTATTGCTATGAAAGGACATCACGTACCTGGATTAGTTGAATGCTTTACTCATGGACCTTATCAAGAATCTCCTTCGGGTTTTTTAGCTTTGTTGTTTCTACCTTTAGCTTGTTTTTATTACCAACTCTCTAGAGATGGATCCGGATATCGTTCAGCGATTGTTATTCCAGAGATTAAAAATCTTCAACAATGGGTAAAACGACGTCAAAAAGCTTACGGTAGAACTTACCGAGATTTTCGTGCTACTAGTTCTGGTGAATCGGCTCTTCGCTTTTTGCTACAAGAAAAACTCATTGAGGATAACCAATATTTTCGAGTGGATTATTGCGAAGTTTATCAATTAGGCAAACAACAATGGAACGGCAATCAAAGTTATCTAAAACAAGGAGTCTACCGAGTCCAAGTAGAAGACAGAGTTTTAGAACTGTATAACTCAGCTTATCAATTTTTTCAACCACAAATTCGTCAAAACGACAAAGGAGACAACTGGTGGTCAGAGTCCAATATTTTACCTTGGCTTTGCGACAATCTGATTACTGGTAAACCCTGGTATTCAGGTTTTTTTGAGTTCTTCAAAAACAATAAACTGTACGAACGCAAAGGATTAATCAAAATGAGTCAATATCTAGACGAGCATGAACAGATATTTTTCGAAGCTGTACAAGGCTCTTTTAGCAGTTTTCTGCGAGAGCAAATTATCCAAGCAGAAAAACAAGGTCGTCAACCCGATTATCCCCAAATTACTGACAAGGTAATTAATCGTTTACAGCGACCTAGCACTCAACAAGATTTTGCCAAAACTATGGTTGATTTTTTGAGTCGCCATCGCAGTAAAGCAACCAGAGGAGTAGGAATGGAGATTTATCACTGGCTTCACAAAGACAATAACTGGAAACAAGCGCGGGATTTAGCTTTATTAGCGATCGCCAGTTACACCAGCAAAACCAAGGACGGGGAAACGGAAATCCCCCTGGAATTACCAGATGAATCCGACTCCGATAACGGCTTAGAAATGTCCATACTTTAAGGAGAAATATTATGACACTACACATCTTTGTTACCATCGTTACCCCCACCGCTGTCGCTGCTAATAACCGAGGAGAAGGAGACGGAAGTACTTTATCTACTCTGCAAAAAATTACCCGAGGAAATGACCAATACACTACCGTAAGCGCTGACGCCATTCGTTGGGCTTATCGAGAGTACCTACAGACTCTTAACCCAGCATTCGTTAACCGTACATTCGATCCTGATACCGATAAATACACCGTCAAAAACGAAAAATATAACCCCAAAACCTACATCGATGATGATCTTTTTGGTTTCATGGACGCCAAAAAAGATAAGAATAATAAAGATGCAACTACTAAAAGACGAGGGGTTTTAGAAGTCACGCGTGCGATCAGTCTAGATCCCTACTGGGGCGATATCGTCTTCGGTTCCAAAGGAGGAGAAAAAGGCAAAACCTCTATTCATAATACTGAAGTTCACTGCACTGCTTATCAGTATACACTCGCTCTAACTCCCAGTAGTTTACAAGATCCAACCAGATCTAAACTATTAATACAAGCAGTACCCGCTATCAAGCACGTAGGTGGCAATCACGCTCGTTTTCTCTATGAATTTCGTCCCGAATCTATCGTTATTCGCATCACAGAAGATCCAAGTCCTTGGATTATTAACTGTTTTGAAAGAGTAGGGGAATCCGTGGGATGTCCTCGTTTAGTGCGTTTAGTAGAAGTTAAAGACGTGCCCGCTTCTGAATTAATCGTCGCTGGTGAAATTGCCGATACACCCTACGCGCAACAACTCAAAAGTTTGAACGTGCAAGTATCAAGGGGGATTAAAGAAGCGATCGCGATCGCAGAAGAACAATTGTTATCTTCCCAACAAGCCAAAGTATAGCTGAAGTAAGGGGTAAAGGTGGATATTTTTCTTTTCTTTCCCCTAACTTGATCCTGATATAAGTGAAACAAGAGTAAATTATGAACGATTTTCTTTATTTAGAATGTCCCTGCACTAGTTTTCCCCGTAGTTTTGCCAGAGATTACAAAGAAACCTATCTCTATCCACCTCCTTCCACTATTTATGGGTTTTTACTCTCATTAGTGGGAGAAGAAGATTTAACAGCCCATTTGGGAGTAAAAATAGCCCTGGGAATGATTGGAGAGACCCCTCCAATTTCTCGCATTGTGCGTAAACAAAGACACCATAAATTCAGTAAAACTCACCAAGGAATTTATCCACCCAGCCAGTTTTCCATACCCAACTTTCAAGAATTACTCACGGATTTAAAGATAGTAATTAAACTCGAATCAGATGCAGAATTAGCTAAAATAACATTGGCACAAAGGGTAGCGATCGCTCTCTCCAATCCCTCTGAAATCAAGCGCTTCGGTGGGTTATCCCTAGGAGAATCTTGGGCTTTAATCAATGGTTTAAGAAAGTATCGCCCAGAAGATGGTAAAGTTAGCTGGCTCATCAGAGATAATCGAGGTTTAATAGGCTTACCCGTTTGGATTAATCGTGAAACCACCCAAGGAATATTTCAACGTTTCAGACTCACTGAATCCGAAGCATTTGAGGATAATTGCTGGATAGAAATTAAAGCCCCTGTAGTGGAGAAAAAAACTCAGTCTCGCAGTAAAACTAAGCGATCGCCAAAAGCGACCAATTAATTCCAAAAACAGCACCTTGAAAACTAAATAAAAAACTTTTTTACTCGGAAGCTTTTTGTCCAGGTTCACCAGTTATATTGATAGCAAACTTAGATAAAAATGATTATTTATGGAAACTATCAATCTAGAAATATCAAACCAACCGCTTCAAGATACTATCAGAGTTTGTGCCCTCCACGCCTTTGCTTATTGTCCTCGTCTTTTCTATCTAGAAGAAGTCGAACAACTCTATACTCAAGACGCCGCCGTTTTTGCGGGGAGACGCTTACACGAAGAAATAGAAACTCAAGAAGCAGAAGAATGGCTTGATCTCTATCTTGAAGACGAAATACTCGGTTTACGAGGAAGAGTTGACGCCTTACGCACCCGAAACGGCGAAACTATTCCCTACGAACACAAACGCGGACGTTGTCACAGAGACGAAAAAAAACAACCTCAACCTTGGGAAAGCGATAGACTGCAAATCCTCGCCTACTGCTATCTCCTAGAAGTTTCCCTGGGGATTACAGTTACAGAAGGAAGAATTCGCTACCACGCAGATAATGTACTAATTCACGTTCCTTTCGATGAGGAAGGAAAACAGTGGGTACGCGATACGATTCAAAAAGCTAAAGCTTTGAGAAACTCTCCCTATCGTCCTCCTGTTAGCGATAACGAGCATCTTTGTTCGCGTTGTTCCCTGTCTCCTGTATGTCTCCCAGAAGAAGCTAGACTCGCTCATAACAAAGAATGGCATCCTCTGCGTTTATTTCCCCAAGACGACGAAAGAGAAGTAATACACATTCTAGAGCCTGGTACTAGAGTGGGTCGCACTGGAGAACGACTGAAAATTAGCCGACGCAACCAACCCGATGAAAAAGTATCAATTCAACAGGTAAGTCAAGTTGTGCTCCATAGTTTTTCTCAAATCTCCACCCAAGCTGTGCACTTTCTTTCCGGTAAAGACGTTGGCATTCATTTTCTTTCTGGGGGAGGGCGTTATATCGGTAGCTTAGATACTCGTTCGGGTAGTATTCAACGACGTATTCGACAGTATGAAGCTTTGACTAAACCCGATTTTTGCCTAGAATTAGCTCGCAAATTAGTAAATTGTCGGGGAGATGGACAGCGTAAATTTTTAATGCGGGGAAGACGCAATCAAGTAAAACTGTCACCCGCGTTAGATAAAGCGATCGCTCAAATGAAAGCAGTCCTCAAACAATTGCCTAAAATTAACTCTATTGAGTCACTATTGGGTATCGAAGGCAATCTAGCCGCTCTCTATTTTGGAGCTTTACCCCATCTCTTGAGTCTAAATCTTCCTCCTGCTTTTGCTTTTGAGGGTCGTAATCGTCGTCCTCCC from the Gloeocapsa sp. PCC 73106 genome contains:
- the cas8a1 gene encoding type I-MYXAN CRISPR-associated Cas8a1/Cmx1 → MTEFTLSLFDPNTLLPHRAGIAGLAIALAEINPETVPFTWEVSETEVKLSWNCSDQEAVTSLLQQTYRLQDGYLDVPALHLDQQGKYTFSEGVIRTFLQHSQQRKLSKKERLLTFVIDEGQPELTHSFRPIEECYYTKDFKEIFTSKGEFKPSIAMKGHHVPGLVECFTHGPYQESPSGFLALLFLPLACFYYQLSRDGSGYRSAIVIPEIKNLQQWVKRRQKAYGRTYRDFRATSSGESALRFLLQEKLIEDNQYFRVDYCEVYQLGKQQWNGNQSYLKQGVYRVQVEDRVLELYNSAYQFFQPQIRQNDKGDNWWSESNILPWLCDNLITGKPWYSGFFEFFKNNKLYERKGLIKMSQYLDEHEQIFFEAVQGSFSSFLREQIIQAEKQGRQPDYPQITDKVINRLQRPSTQQDFAKTMVDFLSRHRSKATRGVGMEIYHWLHKDNNWKQARDLALLAIASYTSKTKDGETEIPLELPDESDSDNGLEMSIL
- the cas7i gene encoding type I-B CRISPR-associated protein Cas7/Cst2/DevR, with the protein product MTLHIFVTIVTPTAVAANNRGEGDGSTLSTLQKITRGNDQYTTVSADAIRWAYREYLQTLNPAFVNRTFDPDTDKYTVKNEKYNPKTYIDDDLFGFMDAKKDKNNKDATTKRRGVLEVTRAISLDPYWGDIVFGSKGGEKGKTSIHNTEVHCTAYQYTLALTPSSLQDPTRSKLLIQAVPAIKHVGGNHARFLYEFRPESIVIRITEDPSPWIINCFERVGESVGCPRLVRLVEVKDVPASELIVAGEIADTPYAQQLKSLNVQVSRGIKEAIAIAEEQLLSSQQAKV
- the cas1 gene encoding type I-MYXAN CRISPR-associated endonuclease Cas4/Cas1, with protein sequence METINLEISNQPLQDTIRVCALHAFAYCPRLFYLEEVEQLYTQDAAVFAGRRLHEEIETQEAEEWLDLYLEDEILGLRGRVDALRTRNGETIPYEHKRGRCHRDEKKQPQPWESDRLQILAYCYLLEVSLGITVTEGRIRYHADNVLIHVPFDEEGKQWVRDTIQKAKALRNSPYRPPVSDNEHLCSRCSLSPVCLPEEARLAHNKEWHPLRLFPQDDEREVIHILEPGTRVGRTGERLKISRRNQPDEKVSIQQVSQVVLHSFSQISTQAVHFLSGKDVGIHFLSGGGRYIGSLDTRSGSIQRRIRQYEALTKPDFCLELARKLVNCRGDGQRKFLMRGRRNQVKLSPALDKAIAQMKAVLKQLPKINSIESLLGIEGNLAALYFGALPHLLSLNLPPAFAFEGRNRRPPKDRFNAMLSFGYSLLIKDVMNAILSVGLEPALGFYHQPRTQAPPLALDLMEIFRVLLVDMIVITSLNRQQWDESADFDIRGPQVWLSDNGRRKFINLYEQRKAESWKHPVTGYSLTYRRLLELEVRLLEKEWCGEGGLFGQLVIR
- the cas5 gene encoding CRISPR-associated protein Cas5, with product MNDFLYLECPCTSFPRSFARDYKETYLYPPPSTIYGFLLSLVGEEDLTAHLGVKIALGMIGETPPISRIVRKQRHHKFSKTHQGIYPPSQFSIPNFQELLTDLKIVIKLESDAELAKITLAQRVAIALSNPSEIKRFGGLSLGESWALINGLRKYRPEDGKVSWLIRDNRGLIGLPVWINRETTQGIFQRFRLTESEAFEDNCWIEIKAPVVEKKTQSRSKTKRSPKATN